The Procambarus clarkii isolate CNS0578487 chromosome 37, FALCON_Pclarkii_2.0, whole genome shotgun sequence genome window below encodes:
- the LOC138372053 gene encoding zinc finger protein 84-like, translating to MQNQIFEGSVGIGTMSILSVCTELESELAPVTQMEVHIEERSHVSDHAREAPDDLKGFRHRCDLLRHMRINTKEKQYQSFESVNGFSHEKDLAAHLIINTEKKQYQCLDGEKCFSQENELATHLQDHSVKKQYQCLECVKGFSHKNDLVTHLRVHAEEKHQCIECLQCFSHADDLAIHLKVHAKEKLHHCLVCLKDFSQKSYLVTHMKIHTGEKFYKCLVCLKDFSRKSHLTNHMRVHTGEKPYHCTECLKGFSQRSHLANHMKVHTGEKPYQCSMCVKGFSQKSHLASHMMRLHTGEKPYQCTECLKDYPGKSDLLKHMRTHTGDKPYQCLECPKKFIQKSNLASHMRVHSGQKPYQCSECLKCFSQKSHLASHMRVHTGEKPFQCSECQKDFSDSSTLVKHMKTHTGEKPYHCSECLKSFTLKYELASHMRVHTGEKPYQCPECIKDFTQKGHLISHMRIHTGEKPYQCTECIRNFSRKDHLVKHMRIHERENPHQF from the coding sequence ATGCAAAACCAGATATTTGAAGGTTCAGTTGGAATAGGAACCATGTCAATTCTCAGTGTGTGCACAGAACTTGAATCAGAATTGGCTCCAGTAACACAGATGGAAGTTCACATAGAAGAGAGATCACATGTGAGTGATCATGCAAGAGAGGCACCAGATGATCTAAAAGGCTTTCGACACAGATGTGACTTACTAAGACATATGAGAATAAATACTAAAGAGAAACAGTATCAGAGTTTTGAGTCTGTTAATGGATTTTCACATGAAAAAGATCTAGCTGCCCATTTGATAATTAATACAGAAAAGAAACAATATCAGTGTTTAGACGGTGAAAAATGTTTTTCGCAAGAAAATGAACTAGCAACCCATCTCCAGGATCATTCTGTTAAGAAACAGTATCAATGTTTAGAGTGTGTAAAAGGTTTTTCACATAAAAATGATCTAGTAACCCATTTGAGAGTTCATGCAGAAGAAAAACATCAATGTATTGAGTGTTTACAATGTTTTTCACATGCAGATGATCTAGCAATTCATTTGAAAGTTCATGCAAAAGAGAAATTACATCATTGTTTAGTGTGTCTTAAAGACTTTTCCCAAAAATCTTATTTAGTAACCCATATGAAAATTCATACAGGTGAGAAATTTTATAAATGTTTAGTGTGTCTAAAAGACTTTTCACGAAAATCTCATCTAACAAATCATATGAGAGTGCATACAGGAGAGAAGCCTTATCATTGTACAGAATGCTTAAAAGGCTTTTCGCAAAGATCTCATTTAGCAAATCATATGAAAGTTCATactggagagaaaccatatcaatgTTCAATGTGTGTAAAAGGTTTTTCACAAAAATCTCATCTAGCTAGTCATATGATGAgacttcatacaggagagaagccATATCAGTGCACAGAGTGTTTGAAAGACTATCCAGGTAAATCAGATCTATTAAAACATATGCGAACTCATACTGGAGATAAACCATATCAATGTTTAGAGTGTCCAAAAAAATTTATACAAAAATCCAATCTTGCAAGTCATATGAGGGTTCATTCAGGACAGAAACCTTATCAGTGCTCAGAGTGTCTAAAATGCTTTTCACAAAAATCTCATCTTGCAAGCCACATGAGAGTTCATACGGGAGAAAAACCATTTCAGTGCTCGGAATGTCAGAAAGATTTTTCAGATAGTTCAACTCTAGTAAAACACATGAAAACTCATACAGGAGAAAAACCATATCACTGCTCAGAGTGTCTGAAAAGCTTCACATTGAAATATGAGTTAGCAAGTCATATGAGAGTTCATACAGGAGAAAAACCATATCAGTGTCCGGAGTGCATAAAAGACTTTACACAAAAAGGTCATCTAATATCACACATGAGAATTCATACCGGAGAAAAGCCATATCAGTGTACAGAGTGTATAAGAAACTTCTCACGTAAAGATCATCTTGTAAAACATATGAGAATTCATGAAAGAGAAAATCCACATCAGTTTTAA